One Halanaerobium hydrogeniformans genomic window, CAGGGCAGTTGAGCCTTTAAATTCACTTGAATTTATAAAAAAAAATAGAAAGATCAAAAGCAGTGAACCTCTCCACCTAAATCAAAACCAAGATTTGCATCAAAAGAGATACTAGCTTCGCGTCGGATGGAGCTTCTAACTGCTTCATATAGATTAAAGTTCAACCTATATTACTAGGTCAGTTTACAAGATGTTTGGCTTTTAAGTTTTGCTCCTAATAGTTTAGGATACCCTTAATCTTGAAGGATTGTCCACAAATCCATTATCTCTCGCCTCTTTGATAGGTCTGAGAATACATTTATCGTTATGGTATTTACGAAGTATATTAAAACTACCATTCTGATCAGCATTAATTAATAGGCCCGCGTTAGTTTTAAAGAGACCTCTAGTAATTCTTCTGGATTTATCATAGTTACTTTTATTTATTTTTTCCAGATCTACTGAACAGCGGCCAAATCGAATACGGTCATACTAAAGCTTACCTTGCGTAATTAAAATTAAAAGCTTTAGTACATCCAGAAGTATAGCTTTCATCAATTTCAACAACTTTGATACCTTTTAGTTTAGCTTTGTATTCAATTAATTTTTTTAATCTCTGGATCGGTATTTGGACAAAAGATTTAAGTTTGCTGCATTGTTTAATATTTTTTATATCTCCAATTACAATAGTTTCTACTTGATTTTCAATTGCTAAATCAACTATTTTGCAACTAGCTTTATGGAGATAATCTCTAATATAATTTCTTCTCTTTAATCTCAGATATTTTATTCGTTTAGTATCTCTAATTTTACTGGTAGCTAACTGCCTCATTCTAATGCTTTGTAGTCTGGCAATTTCTTTATTAAAATAAGAATTTTTAGATTTAATAGTTTTACCATTGATAATATAACAATCAGAATTGTTTTTAAATATTAAAGTAGCCAAATTATCAAGACCTAGATCTATTGCCATTATGTTAGGGTTATTATTTTCTTTTATTTCCTCGCTCTTATAGACGATTAGTAGATACCATCTTTTAGAAATACGGTCCTGCTTAATCTTTATCTGCTGTAAAGCATCTAAATCTATAATGCTTTGAACTGCTTCAGGCAGCTCAAAATTAAGAGGGCCAAATCGAATACGGTCATACTAAAGCTTTCCTTGCGTATTATAAATTAAAAGCTTTAGTGACCTTCACATTATATTTAGATTGTATCTTTTTAGATAAGGATAAGAGTAATTTGTTATCTCTAATCCTAACAGCTAAATTGGTAAAAATTATTTCACAGGGATTACTGTTCATATGTTTAAAATTAGGTGATCCTGGCTGCCCCTTATATTTTTGAGGATTCTTTTTATAATCTTTGAGAGAATTAAAAAAACTTTTCCAGTCCTGAGCTAACTGCTTTAATGCCTGTTGTCTGTTATGGGAGTGAAGGTAGTCATTATGCCAGTTATTTTTATATCTAGTTTCTAATTCAGTATAGACAGCTTTTACATCTTTATTATTTTTAATCTGATAATTGACTATATTATATAATTTAGAGCAATGCCAGGCTAATTCATTAATTATTACTAATTGCTTATGGCTTAATTTAGGCTTGAATTTAAATGATAATCGCATTGATTTTTCACCTCCATCCTACTATAATTATATCATACATATGTTTGCTTGTAAAAGAAAAAATGGAGGTTTGATTTTTATGGATAGAGACTTAAATAACAATTATCATTCTGTTTATAGTCTACAATATCATTATTGTATCTTCTGGTGATGCTGCTATTGAGACAATTAAAAAGTATATTGAAAATCAGAATAAATAGCCAATTCATCTCCAGCCAATGCATAGCTTGGATGGAGTTTTCTTGGCAATTTTATATAAAAACCAACAATTTTGTTTCTAGAAGCTAAATTAATAAGCTGTAGAGTTAATAGAAAAGGAGGATTTTATGTATAAAATTGAGAACGAAGAACTTTTAGTCGAATTTGAGCTGCTTGGTGCTCAGATGAGAAGGCTTAAATCAAAAGTTAAGGATAAAGATTATTTGTGGCACGGAGATGCTAAATACTGGAAGCGAAGTGCTCCAGTATTATTTCCCATTGTGGGCAGGTTAAAAAATGATGAATATCAATTTGAAGGTAAAAAATACAGCCTTTCTCAGCATGGTTTCGCCAGAGATAAGGACTTTGAGCTCAGAGAAAATAAAGAGAAGAGGATATTATTCCGTCTTATCCACTCTCAGGCTACTCTGGAGGTTTATCCTTTTAAATTTGAACTCTACATAGAATATAGACTAAAGAAAAATAGGCTAGAAATAGAATATCGGGTTAAAAATATAGATGACAGAGACATCTATTTTTCCATCGGGGCTCACCCTGCATTTTACTGGCCGCTTGATAAAAATTTGAGCAAAGAAGATTATATTTTAGAATTCGAGCAGCCGGAAAACTTAAAACGACATTTATTAAATGAAAAAGGTCTTTTGACAGCTGAAAGTGAAGATTTTTTAAAAGACAGCAGAAAAATAGAGCTTAATGAAGAATTATTTAAAGCTGATGCTCTGGTTTTTAAAGATCCTAAATCACAGAGTATTACTTTAAAATCTTCCCTATCCAATGATGAGCTAAAACTTAACTTTGAATCCTTTCCCTATCTGGGTATCTGGTCAAAAGCTGAAGGTGCTCCCTTTATATGTATAGAGCCCTGGTATGGAATAGCTGATTCTGCTGACTCCGAGGGCGATCTAAAAAATAAAGAAGGAATAATTAGACTCAAAAGCGAAGCAGAGTTTTACTGTCAGCACAGTATCGAAATCAAATAAGAATTTAAATAATTTAAAAATGAGGTGTTAAAATGGCTAAAGAAGAGGCAAAAATAAAAATCATAAAAGATGGACCTTATCTTGTCACTGGTGGGATTCCCTTAAAGGAAAAAATAATCGTTGAAGTAGGCAATCATTATGAATATCAGCCTGGAAGAGAGTTACCCCAATCTGAAAGCTATTCCCTCTGCCGCTGTGGTCAGTCAAATAATCCACCTTTTTGTGATGGCTCCCATCATGAGGTCGATTTTGATGGTACAGAAATAGCAGACAAAGTGGATTACCAGGAGCGGTCAGAACATATAGAGGGTGAAGAAGTAGATCTTTTAGATGACCATAGATGTGCACTGGCCAGATTCTGCCACACAGAAAAGGGCAGCACCTGGGAAATGGTAAAAGAATCAGCAGATGAAGAAAAGAAAAAAGA contains:
- a CDS encoding aldose 1-epimerase family protein — encoded protein: MYKIENEELLVEFELLGAQMRRLKSKVKDKDYLWHGDAKYWKRSAPVLFPIVGRLKNDEYQFEGKKYSLSQHGFARDKDFELRENKEKRILFRLIHSQATLEVYPFKFELYIEYRLKKNRLEIEYRVKNIDDRDIYFSIGAHPAFYWPLDKNLSKEDYILEFEQPENLKRHLLNEKGLLTAESEDFLKDSRKIELNEELFKADALVFKDPKSQSITLKSSLSNDELKLNFESFPYLGIWSKAEGAPFICIEPWYGIADSADSEGDLKNKEGIIRLKSEAEFYCQHSIEIK
- a CDS encoding CDGSH iron-sulfur domain-containing protein, which codes for MAKEEAKIKIIKDGPYLVTGGIPLKEKIIVEVGNHYEYQPGRELPQSESYSLCRCGQSNNPPFCDGSHHEVDFDGTEIADKVDYQERSEHIEGEEVDLLDDHRCALARFCHTEKGSTWEMVKESADEEKKKEAIKSADECPAGRLTVIDKDGEFLEKDYQPQIEILQDGEYGFGAGIYVKGKILVESADGSHYQRRNRLTLCRCGKSRNKPFCDGCHLKFKFKE